gataaaaaataataataaataaataaataaataataaaaataaaaattaatttttaattttaacattttaacaTTTTGACATTACAAATCCTTTAGGCCAAAGCCCATTTACTGTGAAGCCATTTGACCTATTCGTCCATTCATCCAGTGAACGAACGTAtcaaaaatgtttataaatgcatatttaatttttataaaataaaataactttttttattttctgataaTGAAATATGGTTAGTGAAAATTAGGAGCCGTAAGATAATTTCAAGTCACCCTAAGTGGTAGCAATCTTAATATACAGTGTTAGTTCACTAagcttaattaatatatatttttcagcATACTCTATGAATAAGCTTAAATTTTTAGTTGGACTTCAAGGATAATGGTGTTTAACAAGCATTAGtattttaactattttgactcatttgttgaattaatatgTAAGAAAAATTACATATCATGGTATTCATCAAAGAATTAATTGGTTAGGGGTGAAATAATCctcaaatttctaatataatattttgcatgtttttacttgaaaagtaattcatttttcataCTAACATTGTTTACCATTTTGATTATTTACATTTAgcttgtaaaaagaaaaagtcattTTTACCACAAAAAAAGtgagggtatttttgtcaaaaagataccaaaaaaatgaagatttaaggcccatttggtaactattttgaaaaacagtttttaaaaaaagtttttgaaaattgttctctgatttttgtagaacaaaattctgtttgaaaacctaaaatatttttaacttgtttttaatatttttaaatatgttttaaaaataatttttatatgtaatgttttatttttaatcattttacatgtttatataattattttttaaaacaaccccaagaaaacaaataaaaacaatagaaaacaactaaaagatgttaaaaatataaaacaaaatacaattattggttgtcaaacgtgttttcctcttcttcttttttgttctaaataacataaaactattcttgaaaatagttaccaaacaaacccttagatttcttaatttgaatttttaataattattttaatcaaataatcccttattaaaaaggttaaatatattttatctcatctACCCTAGACCTCCAAAACTAGAGGACAAAAAATAGTAAgttctttttttagtttataaagGGTTGGTAAATGCTATTGAAGTGATGTTCTTTAACATGTTTTAGAGACAaagttttggatttttaatataATGAGGTAAAATATAAAACGTGCAAAAGATTGAGGGTTAAAGCgtatttaacttttattaaaatcaaatatgggaAAAGGTTGTGCACATGAAATGCGAGACTGCTTATGACACTTACCAACTTGTTTTATATTGTTCATCAATTCCATGTAAACTTAGTAGTTTGATTAACAAGATATTAGAACTTAACTATATTTACTTATTAGTTGAACTTAATTTCTCACATTCCTCATGCCAAAAGAAGTTCCACATGAGATCAAGGTGAGCTTTTTGGGAGTCCTATTAGTTTGGTAGTGTGGTGTGCATCTTGTTAGCGCACTTAAGAACTACATAATTGTTGAAGCACCTAAGGGGTGCACTTTCTACTTAATCGCACTTTCTACTTAATTGCACTCCATATACTAGGCTTCTTGAATTGCACAGTGTAAGTGGTGCTCTGGGTGCACAATCTTAAATGACCACTCAAAGGTGTGCAATATAAATGTGCTATCCAAGTGTGTTATTTAGATTGGTGGCCTAGGCTACCCAATTTATACTAGGCTAGCTCTTCAAGACATATAATTTAAGTTGTGCTCAATGGGAGGTGTGTCATGAGGGTTTTGTGTATTTAGTAAGTGTGCAATCTATGTATGCTCTTTTGCTTAGGTAGTCTGGCCTTTACAAACACCAAGAAGACTCTAATGCACTAAGAATGCTTTTGAACCTACAAAAACCTCACAAAACacgttaaaaatgtttttacaagGTATTGATGACAAGAAGTTGCATTAGGCTAAGTATGGGTTCCGCAAACACGCTAAAATAGGCTCTTTAGAGCCATCCAAGTATTAAGTTTGACTTCTCATTACACCAACATACCTTTCCTAGTGCACTTTTAGAGCACCTCAAAAAAATGTGCACTCAAGGTTTAATGCACATAAACGTGCATACATCTTTAAGAataccaaatttttttcttgctttctcaattctcttaaCATCTAAAACAACTAGAAATCATTACTAAATCTCgattagaaaattttggacCTTCAAACTCAttgataattgaaaattttgaatgatactatcaaaatcaaatttatacatCAAAATGGGTACCTTCATAAAGATCTCATACCATATACAATTGACAAAATGTCTTCAAGTCCCACATCATACTTCAAGTATTTCTTCATTTATGTTCATTTTCATCTTTATCTAAAAAGTAATTTCTAGAAAAATGTCTTcattgatgaatggtagtttttcattaattatttcattcgttcatatatagagtatatatagagggtaatcatcattctaagaatgggaaataatgatacaaagaaggaatgatataaggaaagaacaactaatatcctaatatctcaatattcctaatatctcaatattcctaatatctaaacattcctaatatctcaacactccccctcaagttggtgcatagatgtcacacatgcccaacttgtctaaaaatttggAGAACACTCAACTTGAGATTGcggctttggtgaggatatcggccaattgatcttctgatcgaatcttaggcaattccacaatcttatcatccaacttctccttaatgaagaatctgtccacctcgacatgctttatacgatcatgttgtactggattatgagcaatatcacatgcagctttattgtcacaaaacaatcggattggttgcctagataggaaACCTAAATCTTGTAAAAGGAGTCTTAGTCATAATgtctcacaaagtcctagagtcatacccctaaattccgcttctgcacttgaacgagcgacgacattctacttcttatttttccatgtcacaagattaccacgtACAAAGGTAAAgcaaccagatgtagatcgcctatcatccactgcaccggcccaatcagcatcagtatatacttctatactctgatgaccaacatttttagtgaacaaaattctcttcccaagagcattcttcaaatacctcaaaatatgcatgactgcattcatatgttgctttccaggattatgcatgtattgacttactacactcaatgcataagcaagatctggtcttgtatgagctaagtacattaatcttcCCACAAGTCTCTAGTATTTTTCCTTATcagttgatacttgattaggctcaacacacaatttcaaacCTTCTTTTATTGGTGTATCAATAGGTTAACATCCCGACATTCCCGTCTCctataaaagatctaaggcatactttctttgagacataaaaattccttcacttgattgagaaacttcaatcccaagaaagtatttcagaggacctagatctttcatttcgaattctctacaTAGATCattttgtagagcttttctttctttaggatcatttcctgtaactaccatgtcatctacatatacgatgagtgtcgtaatcttaccatgttgctttttcaggaacaaagtgtgatctgaattactttgatgaTAGTCAAAaactctcattgactttgtgaacctttcAAACCATGCTCTTGGGGATTGCTTCAActcatacaatgacttcttcaatttgcacaccttctaatattatttttctgacaccatgcatcatGGTGGAAGATCcgtatatacttcttcagataactcaccatgcaaaaaggcatttttcacatcgaactgttgtaatggccaatccaggtttgcagctaaagatagtaatactcgaattgtgttgatcttagctacaggtgcaaatgtctctgtgtagtcaattccataagtttgagtgtacccttttgctaccagtcttgctttaaatcgttcaatactaccatctgccttgtattTCACaatatagatccaacgacacccaactggcttctttcctagtggacattctacgagttcccatgtttcattcttctgcaatgatttcatctcttcattcatagctgctttccaccttggatcaactaaggcttcctgcacactgttaggaatagctatagtagataattgatttacaaatgacttatttgattcagacaaacaatggtagacacatagttgctcatgggatatttgactttggtagacaattcaggttcatatgtgggtttaggaatacctctattatgatgGTGTGGTAAcagtttcatgaatggatcaggttccaatttaagaacaccctcaacagacgacgattggtttgatATTTCAGTGGAGACATCTTCAGACCCAAATTGTTCAGATGGTGGTGATGGTTCAATTGTACTGTCTCTTCCTTCTTCCATCACTTCTTCAGTTTCTAGGTGGTCATTACTACTTGGTTCCAAAGttgtaccactcatatccaactcacctgCTTCCtagttcactagttcagattatccagattcatcctcctcagatatatgataatcataatcgagagtctgaattttcttctggtactccccctgaagttcagactcaaatgaaaaatacatcgaatcttcatgaaacaccacatctattgtaataaacattcgtcgagttggaggatggtaacatcgatatccttttttgtgcaatgcatatccagcaaacacacattgcaatgcacgggaagttaacttggtgcattggtgtttgtgtagatgcacaaatgtcacacaaccaaaaacacaaggaggtagatttgggacggttggggcaactacgacattagttagagcttggagaggtgtttggaagttcattgagttagaaggtacccgattgatcaagtatgcggaaGATGTGATTgtttctccccaataagatatcggtatttttgctgctatcaaggaagcacgaacaacctctaacaagtgccgattttttcaTTCAgtgactccattttgctgggatgtattggaacaagtagtctgatgaatgatgtcatgtccttccaaatacttttgaagatcaaaactctgatattctccaccattatcgctATGCAGAACCcaaacctttgcattgtactgagtttcaatcattttatgaaatatttgaaacaaaaagtTCACTTcgtctttggtcttcatcaagtataaccatgtcattctggtacaatcatcaataaaagtaacaaaccaacgcgAACCACTCAatgttgggactttggatgggccccaaacatcagaatgtataaccataaaaggaaacggacttttattcaaaattaacgaaaacgaagcacgatggcttttagccaattcacaaatatcacaacggaaaccagaaatatcactctttgcaaacaaactaggaaacaatttttttaaataaccaaatgaAGCATGTCctagacgtcgatgccacaaccaaatttcaaactttttcttctccccctcagatccatctgccatcaaggcttgtcgcaacttatttgaatcctttgactgcaagtccaagtaatagagttttccccgcttaataccacaaccaatcgtctgtcttgtttggatgtccttaaaaacacaaaattcaagccaaaaaatgacaatacaagataaggttgcagtgatttgagaaactgacaaaagattataatctaaagatggaacaactaaaacagaatccaaattcaaagtatcaataagagttaaggatccttccccaatgactgtgGTTGTATTACCATTggttgtggaaacaattttttgtgagtaAGGTCTAAAGGGTGAGACCTGTCTAGAAttaaaagtcatatgatctgtagcaccagaatcaattatccatgcactattaataataggtgtagaagtatttaaaaacttaccaccataatctgtaGTGGCTACCAATGTAGAGGcattctcagcaacattagcctctgtttttatttcaacaACAACTgtagtcgaggttttcttggaatccttcttccgttgatcacgattatgatcccaccagtctggacatcccacaatttcaaagcaatgactcttggtatgacgagtcttattgcagtgagttcatttgaaggttgacttatcaatattagggtctgccttaggatggttggtcttggattgGTCTTTCCAATTCTGGGTTGATCGTTGTCAGACTACCATAGTTGAGGTGTCAGGGTTGTCAAATTCTGCTTTCATACTAGCATGACGCACTGCCTCTTGTCAAATCAATGCATAGCATTCTTCCAAATCGGGAAGAGGATCTTTGCATAGAATCTCTCCTCGAACTTGCTCAAAGTCACCATCCAATCCAGCAAGATAGATGTGCACCCGTTGTCGTTCAATGGATTTCCGGTATGTTGCAATGTCCTCAAGGTCATTCATGACTACCTTATCCCAATGATCCAATTCGCAAAAAACTTCAGTTAACTCTCCATGATATTCAAAAAGATACCTGCCGCTTTGTTTGGCAGTGAAggcttttttattcaaagtgaaAACTTGTAATTCATCACTTCAAATTTCTTGAGCGGTGGGTAAGAGTAAGTAACGCTTCATAATTTCTAGACTCATGGACCTTAACAACCatctcttcaccttttgattctcagcataccatttttcatatccatcttctAACTCTCTTAGTGGATTTGTCTTACCTCGAATGTAAGAAAGTTTTTCCCGTTCGGCAATATATATTTACAGTGGCAGCCAAAACAAAAGCATGACTACAATCTACAAGTGCAGATGTGGATGACCGCAACTTAGCGTCACCATAGGGGgcaaaaataaatctaatagTTAAGGCCTCATACTATTGTGTGAGCATAATATTCAAGTTATAGCTGCGGCCGATCTTCATAAGTTGCTACACGATCCCCATATGGTTGTAGTGTTTGGTACACAACTACCATAGGTCATGATATGGACAGGGTTCTACATTGATTGCAATTATAGGTCATTATGcttttttagaaatatatatattatttctatttattgtCTACTAGCCATATGGCATTGAGATACATCACAATGggaacagaaaagaaaagaaaagaaaaataacactTAGTTGTGAATTCTTTCAATCTAAAGACTTTATACAATTCCATGTGCAAATATAGTGTTCTATTACAAATTTTCctaaatatgaataaaacaatattgtaaacttattatttaattcttccttaagtattaaggttgtttaatagaatttattatataaattaacgTATTTATCcacataaattataattaaagcaAAAGAGGTTGAGTATCAATGGAGATTGTGGAGTAACAAAAGAAATCATAGAGATAATTATGACAAATGgagataaaaaggtaaaatgaagatgtggacttaagaataagttaattatttttacttatcacTTAAAGTTgcttttcatttcaattatgtcattaaattattttatcaaacatacttaatttatttaacggCTTAAATTAAgctattaaatcactttaagctATTAAGtcgatttaccaaacacccacttgGTTTctataagggaaaaaaaaaaaaaaaaaggtgtcaGCCTTCCACACTCTTATtaatatagagaaaaaatatttgaaataagcTAGAGGTTGATGCCTGGCCTCACATGTCAGATAACAAAATCCAGACAAAAATGAACCAATTAAAAGTGGTATGAGATGTTTCCTTCACAGCAAAAGCTGATGGAACCATCAAGAAAACCAACACAAAATTAATTGAAGACAGCTCCCTAAAGATCAACCCCTCTAGAGTACTGCAAAATAACATGAAGGAATTAGTGAGAAGGATTCTTCAACAGGAGATCGAATTAATAGAAGTAACTGAATTATGATCAAAAGCGAAAATCCTCTGGAACTACTAGAAAAGACTGAATAGTAAGAAAGAGATGCGTCACCACCTCGATGATTGAATCCAAACTCAATGTATATGCCACCATCATTCTTCCATAGGAGGAAGATCATTAAGATCAAAATCTAAAACTCTTCGGCCTGTGGTAGGGCTGGCCTCTCCCAGTGATCCTTCTTGACTGAATGCAGCTTCAGCTTGTCCCTGCCAGTGAGTCCTTTTATGGATGCCCAGACCCTGATCCATCAGGAGGGTCTTGTTGCAAATCTGCGTAAAATGCATAAGGGAAGCATCAAGATCTACTATTCCTGTGTTCATCTTCTCAGTGCTTTTCCTTCCAATCTCTTGGAGCTGTTCCTGATCTGGCAGGCTCCCATGAGTGTTTTTACACTGCCATTCCTCTTCCATCTTCCTCTCCTTGGTTGATTCCAGGTCAAACTCATGTTCTAGCAAGATTTGCTGTCTCTTGTGCAGGCCTGAGCTTTCATTTCCAGCCTCTTCTGTTTGGCTGCTGGCCTCAATGCCTAGCTTCTCTGACAGGTTGGGACTATGGAATGAACGTCCTACATGAGCTAGCATCATTCGCTTCTGTCTTCTCTTTCTGGTTGTGATCCAACATGGAAAAGATTCACAGGAATTAGCGCCTGAGGCAACCAAAGTATACTTATATTCGGTGGACAAAGTCGAGGTAGAACCAGAAGTAGTCTTAGCCCTTGGGGGAGGATGGATTCCCCTCCATGGCCTGTTGGGATGGCACCTCATGTGCCCAAATAAGGCGTGCAATGACCTAAAATTCTTGTTACAGACAAAGCAACTGGACGTACCTTCTCCATCATTCTCATCAAGATCATGGTTATCTCCATTTTTTGGTGGATCCAAAGGATCTTCCAGTTCCACCTGTTTGTTGTCCTCCAAGCTGTGAACCATATTCACATTCCTGTGAATTTTCATGTGACCCGTCAAAGCATTCCAGGAACTGAACCCTTTGTTGCAGAACCTACACAACACTCTTGGTTCATGGTCCCTGCAAGCTCCACCATACTCTTGGCTCATTTTCTCAGCCTCTTCAGATTGCTATCACCTTCCTCAATACCTTGAGTATGAATTTTGATACAACTCGATTGGGGGACAAGATTAATGTATATCAGACCTTGCAACCTCCTTTCTAATTCTTTTCTAAGTGATCAGTTCAAGTGGTGTCGCTTATGTTCTCTTAAGTTCAGGAAGTTTAGAGAGCTGTGTTAGCATACatgataaagaaaagaaaaagaaagctaTGGAAAATGAGAGCAAAGGATTCTTTCTGGGTAGGAAATATGAGGTAAACCAGGAAAAAATATTGGTGTCTGAATTGATAATTGATTGGGTCTTCACTAATTTGTTAGAAATGAAACTGATTAGTCAACTAAATGAAGctttaatgaaaattgaatgagTTAAATTAGCTTTATGAAAATTCTTATTAAAGGATAATAATAGAGACTTGAAAGGGTATGCACCAAGgagaaaattaataatcaaattaaccacTTATATTTGTAAGTTCTCAAACCAACTTATTTTAGggcaattaatatttattatattaaaaataatatttttatttttatttattgagaatTGACCGTTTCTTAATGGAATTAATCCCAATTGAATGCTGATCAGAATATAATTTAAGGATATGTTTGGttcgaaaaatactaagaaaagaaaaaattgtaaaggaaaatgattttttcatatttgattgtcttatgaaaaatatcaaagaaaatcaaatataattaaaattagttaaaaacttacatcctttttaattatttaatctttatatcaattaattaaaataagtaaaatgagtttgaaatagcaaataaaaataatttaccgtcttttaatttactttttattttccttcactttttctttcattccacTTTTCCATTATGTTTTCTCtcttatattttccctcaaaatttccataaaccaaatatagcatTAATGAAATTTTCACACAAAAATGATGCATAAAGATGTTGTTTTATAATAgctaataaaatttgaattttggactTCCTAAGGTTATCTTTCAATCATCAATGGAagttacaaatttaaaaatcaatttttttattcttatttccattGATTAATAATTAGTATGGAAATTAAGAGAAAGATTATGCAAAGAACATAAAAAGTTGaacaagaaattgaaaaaatagtgaagtttttttatgaatattctTTTAACCCTTGAATTAAAAGGACAATAAGAAACGAGTAATAACTTGAAGAaaagataaattgtttttatcttttgtttgAGGTAAAGTAGTGAGCTTGTAATGCTTATATTTGATCCCTAGGAAA
The sequence above is drawn from the Vitis riparia cultivar Riparia Gloire de Montpellier isolate 1030 chromosome 6, EGFV_Vit.rip_1.0, whole genome shotgun sequence genome and encodes:
- the LOC117916943 gene encoding zinc finger protein ZAT2-like; translated protein: MSQEYGGACRDHEPRVLCRFCNKGFSSWNALTGHMKIHRNVNMVHSLEDNKQVELEDPLDPPKNGDNHDLDENDGEGTSSCFVCNKNFRSLHALFGHMRCHPNRPWRGIHPPPRAKTTSGSTSTLSTEYKYTLVASGANSCESFPCWITTRKRRQKRMMLAHVGRSFHSPNLSEKLGIEASSQTEEAGNESSGLHKRQQILLEHEFDLESTKERKMEEEWQCKNTHGSLPDQEQLQEIGRKSTEKMNTGIVDLDASLMHFTQICNKTLLMDQGLGIHKRTHWQGQAEAAFSQEGSLGEASPTTGRRVLDFDLNDLPPMEE